From the genome of Bradyrhizobium elkanii USDA 76, one region includes:
- a CDS encoding ABC transporter substrate-binding protein — MRGYFVGAGLAIAVATMATSAMTTQALAQSEIKIGEINSYSLLPAFTEPYRKGWQLAVEEINAAGGINGKKLVVVSKDDGGKPADAQTAANELVSSENVAMLTGTFLSNIGLAVSDFANQKKVFFLAAEPLTDAITWSKGNRYTFRLRPSNYMQAAMLVEEAAKLPAKRWATIAPNYEYGQSAVAVFKKLMSAKRPDIQWVDEQWPPQGKIDAGPVVQAVAAANPEAILNVTFGADLVKLVREGNTRGLFKGRTVVSFLTGEPEYLDPLKDETPEGWIVTGYPWYAIKTPEHDAFLKAYQGKYNDYPRLGSIVGYQTIKAAAAILAKAGSSDPEKLIAAAEGISMPSPFGEITFRKIDHQSTLGAFTGKTALKDGKGIMVDTAYRKGSDYLPSDAEIEKLRPKD; from the coding sequence ATGCGTGGTTATTTCGTAGGGGCGGGATTGGCGATCGCGGTCGCGACCATGGCAACGAGTGCCATGACGACGCAGGCCTTGGCGCAGAGCGAAATCAAGATCGGCGAGATCAACAGTTACTCGCTGCTGCCGGCGTTCACCGAGCCCTATCGCAAGGGCTGGCAGCTCGCGGTGGAAGAGATCAACGCGGCGGGCGGCATCAACGGCAAGAAGCTCGTGGTCGTTTCCAAGGACGATGGCGGCAAGCCGGCGGATGCGCAGACCGCGGCGAACGAGCTGGTGTCGAGCGAGAACGTCGCGATGCTCACGGGCACGTTCCTCTCCAATATCGGCCTTGCCGTCTCCGACTTCGCCAATCAGAAGAAGGTGTTCTTCCTTGCGGCCGAACCTTTGACCGATGCGATCACGTGGTCGAAGGGCAATCGCTACACGTTCCGCCTGCGGCCGTCGAACTACATGCAGGCCGCGATGCTGGTGGAAGAAGCCGCGAAACTGCCCGCAAAGCGCTGGGCGACGATCGCGCCGAACTATGAATACGGCCAGTCGGCGGTCGCGGTGTTCAAGAAGCTGATGTCGGCAAAGCGGCCGGACATCCAGTGGGTCGACGAGCAATGGCCGCCGCAGGGCAAGATCGACGCCGGCCCGGTGGTGCAGGCGGTTGCCGCGGCGAACCCGGAAGCGATCCTCAACGTCACCTTCGGCGCCGACCTCGTCAAGCTCGTGCGCGAAGGCAACACCCGCGGCCTGTTCAAGGGCCGCACGGTGGTGAGCTTCCTGACCGGCGAGCCGGAATATCTCGATCCGCTCAAGGACGAGACGCCGGAGGGCTGGATCGTCACCGGCTATCCCTGGTACGCGATCAAGACGCCTGAGCATGACGCGTTCCTGAAGGCCTACCAGGGCAAGTACAACGACTATCCGCGGCTCGGCTCGATCGTCGGCTACCAGACCATCAAGGCGGCGGCGGCGATCCTCGCCAAGGCCGGCTCGAGCGATCCGGAGAAGCTGATCGCGGCGGCGGAGGGCATCTCGATGCCGTCGCCGTTCGGCGAGATCACCTTCCGCAAGATCGATCACCAGTCGACGCTCGGCGCCTTCACCGGCAAGACCGCGCTGAAGGACGGCAAGGGCATCATGGTCGACACCGCCTATCGCAAGGGCTCGGACTATCTGCCCAGCGATGCCGAGATCGAGAAGCTGCGGCCGAAGGATTGA
- a CDS encoding amino acid synthesis family protein, which yields MSAVIRKIVTVVEETHLEMGKTIAPPTRRAAAIAVIENPFAGRYVEDLSPLIAIGEELGELLSKRAVAALGIDGAKAHSYGKAAAVGENGELEHAAAILHPKMGAPVRKVLSKGAALIPSSKKRSGPGTTLDIPLGHKDAAFVRSHFDGMEVQINDAPRANEIMVAVAVTDSGRPLPRVGGLTVGEIKGEDGLR from the coding sequence ATGAGCGCCGTCATTCGCAAGATCGTCACCGTGGTCGAGGAGACCCATCTGGAGATGGGCAAGACCATTGCACCGCCGACCCGGCGCGCCGCCGCGATCGCCGTGATCGAGAACCCCTTTGCCGGTCGCTATGTCGAGGATCTGTCGCCGCTGATCGCGATCGGAGAGGAACTCGGCGAATTGCTGTCCAAGCGGGCCGTCGCCGCGCTCGGCATCGACGGTGCCAAGGCGCACAGCTACGGCAAGGCCGCCGCGGTCGGCGAGAATGGCGAGCTGGAGCATGCGGCGGCGATCCTGCATCCGAAGATGGGCGCGCCGGTGCGCAAGGTGCTGTCGAAGGGCGCGGCGCTGATCCCGTCGTCGAAGAAGCGCTCGGGCCCCGGCACCACGCTGGATATTCCGCTCGGGCACAAGGACGCGGCTTTCGTGCGCAGCCATTTCGACGGCATGGAAGTGCAGATCAACGACGCGCCGCGGGCCAACGAGATCATGGTCGCGGTCGCGGTAACCGACAGTGGACGGCCGCTGCCGCGCGTCGGCGGGCTGACGGTCGGCGAGATCAAGGGTGAAGACGGATTGCGATAA
- a CDS encoding UPF0280 family protein → MIRAFSSEVDTGSRKENASKQESGAPFRFHRNGKGSRLPQIALLPDGKRLHLQDGPIDLVIEAKGRDEDVSAAYQAAAERFTGLLDELCAELAELRTAADPERCALKGVVARRMHAAVAPFAADCFITPMAAVAGSVAEEILGAMLEAAPLDRAYVNNGGDIALHLSDGEQFTVGLMDRPDRHGVMRAMTVDADMPVRGIATSGRHGRSFSLGIADAVTVLARTASQADAAATVIANAVDLPDHPAILRVPASELQPDSDLGARLVTRDVGPLAEHEIEQALEAGSARARDLLMPGLIEGAALRLLGETRIVGATGIGASASHALQGQTTEHMLRA, encoded by the coding sequence ATGATCAGAGCGTTTTCCAGCGAAGTGGATACCGGTTCGCGCAAAGAAAACGCGTCAAAACAAGAATCTGGAGCCCCGTTCCGATTCCATCGGAACGGAAAGGGCTCGAGGCTCCCGCAAATCGCGCTTCTTCCTGACGGCAAGCGGCTGCATTTGCAGGACGGTCCCATCGATCTGGTCATCGAGGCCAAGGGCAGGGACGAGGACGTGAGCGCCGCCTATCAGGCGGCGGCGGAACGCTTCACCGGATTGCTCGATGAGCTCTGCGCGGAACTTGCCGAGCTGCGCACTGCGGCCGATCCAGAGCGCTGCGCGCTGAAAGGCGTGGTCGCGCGGCGCATGCATGCGGCGGTCGCGCCGTTTGCCGCCGATTGCTTCATCACGCCGATGGCAGCGGTCGCGGGCTCGGTCGCCGAGGAAATTTTGGGCGCGATGCTTGAGGCCGCGCCGCTCGACCGCGCCTATGTCAACAATGGTGGTGACATTGCCCTGCATCTTAGCGACGGCGAACAGTTCACGGTCGGCCTGATGGATCGGCCGGACCGCCATGGCGTGATGCGCGCCATGACCGTCGATGCCGACATGCCGGTCCGCGGCATCGCGACCAGCGGCCGCCATGGCCGCAGCTTCTCGCTCGGCATTGCCGATGCCGTCACCGTGTTGGCGCGGACGGCGTCGCAGGCGGATGCCGCCGCGACCGTGATCGCCAATGCGGTCGATTTGCCCGACCATCCCGCGATCCTGCGTGTTCCGGCGAGCGAGCTGCAGCCGGACAGCGATCTCGGCGCACGGCTGGTGACGCGCGATGTCGGGCCGCTGGCGGAACATGAGATCGAGCAGGCGCTCGAAGCGGGGTCGGCGCGGGCGCGCGACCTCCTGATGCCGGGATTGATCGAGGGCGCGGCATTGCGTCTACTGGGCGAAACGCGAATTGTCGGTGCAACTGGGATAGGCGCGTCGGCGTCCCACGCGTTGCAGGGACAAACGACAGAACACATGCTGCGGGCATGA
- a CDS encoding (2Fe-2S)-binding protein — MRLTVNGRNHDVDAAPDTALLYVLRNDLELNGPKYGCGLGECGACAVLIDGVAARACVIPIEGCAGRNIVTLEGLGSREHPDPVQDAFIREQAAQCGYCLNGMIITTKALLTRNPNPSEHEVMEALRYNLCRCGAHIEIIRAAMRAAGHALEARD; from the coding sequence ATGCGCCTGACCGTGAACGGCAGGAATCATGATGTCGACGCTGCTCCCGACACCGCATTGCTTTACGTGCTGCGCAACGACCTCGAATTGAACGGACCGAAATATGGCTGCGGGCTCGGCGAGTGCGGCGCCTGCGCGGTGCTGATCGACGGCGTCGCCGCGCGCGCCTGCGTAATTCCGATCGAGGGCTGCGCCGGCCGCAACATCGTCACGCTCGAAGGCCTCGGCAGCCGCGAGCATCCCGATCCGGTGCAGGATGCCTTCATCCGCGAACAGGCCGCGCAGTGCGGCTATTGCCTCAACGGCATGATTATCACCACCAAGGCCTTGCTGACGCGCAATCCAAATCCGTCCGAGCATGAGGTGATGGAAGCGCTGCGCTACAATCTCTGCCGTTGCGGCGCCCATATCGAGATCATCCGCGCGGCGATGCGCGCGGCCGGCCACGCGCTCGAGGCGCGCGATTGA
- a CDS encoding molybdopterin cofactor-binding domain-containing protein — MVDARAPEQRQRGSLSVVRPAVLGAEGALETFITITADGTVNAYNGHVDLGTGIRTALAQIVAEELDVSFARIVVILGDTAVVPNQGPTIASETIQITAVPLRKAAAQARHFLLARAAERLELPASSLKIEDGLIRGHDNRSITYGELIADEIIRLDLADEVPVKAVSAYSVVGKSVPRVDVPAKATGELVYVHDVRVPGMLHGRVVRPPYAGVDAGPFVGTSLIAVDEASVRDIPGLVAVVRIGDFVGVVAEREENAIKAAAQLAVSWKPGPALTDLADIEKALRANPATPRQLIDKGDVDAALKAAAKPMQRTYLWPYQMHGSIGPSCAVADYSEGAIRVWSGTQNPHILRGDLALLIQRPESEIDVIRMEAAGCYGRNCADDVSADALLLSRAVGRPVRVQLTREQEHAWEPKGTAQLMDVNGGLNADGSVAGYDFATRYPSNGAPTLALLLTGRIAPEAAVFEMGDRTAIPPYDYENMRVVANDMPPIVRASWFRGVSALPNTFAHESYIDELAAEAGVDPIEYRLRYLRDKRAIDLVNAVAERAGWTPRPVWKEPEADGDIVRGRGFAYALYVHSKFPGYGAAWSAWIADVAVNKATGDVSVTRVVAGQDSGLMINPEGVRHQIEGNVIQSTSRALMEEVSFERGAVTAREWGAYPIIKFPELPKIDVLMLPRQDQPPLGVGESASVPSAAAIANAIYDATGVRFRELPFTPERILKGLRGEQPAAPAPLPPPAQTASLNRWKNPFAKRGGVLAGIAALCAAAIGIGAAVLPWRAIAPIARPDASVYSAATIARGKELAALGACAVCHTSEHGVVNAGGRPLETPFGTIHTTNITPDVDTGIGAWSYPAFERAMREGIHRDGHHLYPAFPYRHFARTDDADLQALYAYLMAQAPVRAETPANALAFPFNLRPLLAGWNALFHQAQAFQPDPSKSTIWNRGAYLIEGLGHCSACHSPRNTLGAERQAAYLAGGFAEGWEAPALTSLSKAPIPWSEDELYAYLRTGESRLHGVAAGPMAPVVQELAALPDQDIRAMAIYLASFNQTADRPAHDALAAKLEAGTVVTTAASAGARIYQGACAVCHEVGGLPLFGSRPSLALNSNLHSDAPDNLIQVILHGIAKPAVTDLGYMPAFKDSMSDGQIAELVTFLRRQFAPDKPAWTDVAATVGRIRQTIAR; from the coding sequence ATGGTCGACGCACGGGCTCCCGAGCAACGCCAGCGCGGCTCGCTGTCGGTCGTCCGCCCTGCGGTGCTCGGCGCGGAAGGCGCGTTGGAGACCTTCATCACCATCACCGCCGACGGCACGGTCAACGCCTATAACGGCCATGTCGATCTCGGCACCGGCATCCGCACCGCGCTCGCACAGATCGTTGCCGAAGAGCTCGACGTCTCCTTTGCCCGCATCGTCGTGATCCTCGGCGACACCGCCGTGGTGCCGAACCAGGGCCCGACCATCGCGAGCGAGACCATCCAGATCACGGCCGTTCCGCTGCGCAAGGCCGCCGCCCAAGCGCGACACTTCTTGCTCGCACGCGCGGCCGAGCGGCTTGAGCTGCCGGCGAGTAGCCTCAAGATCGAGGACGGCCTGATCCGCGGCCACGACAACCGCAGCATCACCTATGGCGAACTGATCGCGGACGAGATCATCCGGCTCGATCTTGCCGATGAGGTTCCGGTCAAGGCCGTGAGTGCCTATTCCGTGGTCGGCAAGTCCGTGCCGCGCGTCGACGTGCCGGCGAAGGCGACCGGCGAGCTCGTCTATGTCCACGATGTGCGCGTGCCCGGCATGCTGCATGGCCGGGTGGTCCGCCCGCCTTACGCCGGCGTCGATGCCGGCCCGTTCGTCGGCACCAGCCTGATCGCGGTCGATGAAGCCTCGGTGCGCGATATCCCCGGCCTCGTTGCGGTGGTGCGGATCGGCGATTTCGTCGGCGTCGTCGCCGAGCGCGAGGAGAATGCGATCAAGGCTGCCGCGCAGCTCGCGGTGAGCTGGAAGCCGGGACCGGCACTGACCGATCTTGCCGACATCGAGAAGGCGCTGCGTGCCAATCCCGCGACGCCGCGCCAGCTGATCGACAAGGGCGACGTCGACGCCGCGCTCAAGGCGGCCGCCAAGCCGATGCAGCGGACCTATCTCTGGCCGTACCAGATGCACGGGTCGATCGGCCCGTCCTGCGCGGTCGCCGATTACAGCGAGGGCGCGATCCGGGTCTGGTCCGGCACGCAGAACCCGCACATCCTGCGCGGCGACCTCGCGCTGCTGATCCAGCGGCCCGAGTCCGAGATCGACGTGATCCGGATGGAGGCGGCCGGCTGCTACGGCCGCAACTGCGCCGACGATGTCTCCGCCGATGCGCTGCTGCTGTCGCGCGCGGTCGGCCGCCCGGTGCGCGTGCAGCTGACCCGCGAGCAGGAACATGCCTGGGAGCCGAAGGGCACCGCGCAGCTGATGGACGTCAATGGCGGGCTCAACGCCGACGGCAGCGTCGCCGGTTACGATTTTGCCACGCGCTATCCCTCGAACGGCGCGCCGACGTTGGCGCTGCTGCTCACCGGGCGGATCGCGCCTGAAGCGGCGGTGTTCGAGATGGGCGACCGCACCGCGATCCCGCCCTACGACTACGAGAATATGCGCGTCGTCGCCAACGACATGCCGCCGATCGTGCGCGCGTCCTGGTTTCGCGGCGTCTCGGCGCTGCCGAACACCTTTGCGCATGAATCCTATATCGACGAGCTCGCGGCGGAGGCCGGGGTCGATCCGATCGAATACCGGCTGCGCTATCTCAGGGACAAGCGCGCGATCGATCTCGTCAACGCCGTTGCCGAGCGCGCCGGCTGGACGCCGCGCCCGGTGTGGAAAGAGCCCGAGGCGGACGGCGACATCGTGCGCGGCCGTGGCTTTGCCTATGCGCTCTACGTGCACAGCAAGTTTCCCGGTTACGGCGCGGCATGGTCGGCGTGGATCGCCGACGTCGCCGTCAACAAGGCGACCGGCGATGTCAGCGTGACGCGCGTCGTCGCCGGCCAGGATTCCGGATTGATGATCAATCCGGAGGGCGTGCGGCACCAGATCGAAGGCAATGTGATCCAGTCGACCAGCCGCGCGCTGATGGAGGAAGTGTCCTTCGAGCGCGGCGCGGTGACGGCGCGGGAATGGGGGGCCTACCCCATCATCAAATTCCCTGAGCTGCCCAAGATCGATGTGCTGATGCTGCCGCGGCAGGACCAGCCGCCGCTCGGCGTCGGCGAGTCCGCTTCGGTGCCGAGCGCCGCCGCGATCGCCAACGCGATCTATGACGCGACCGGCGTCCGCTTCCGCGAATTGCCGTTCACGCCGGAGCGCATTTTGAAGGGATTGCGCGGCGAGCAACCGGCCGCGCCCGCGCCGCTCCCACCGCCTGCGCAGACGGCCAGCCTCAACAGATGGAAGAATCCGTTTGCAAAGCGCGGCGGCGTGCTCGCCGGCATCGCCGCACTCTGCGCAGCGGCGATCGGCATCGGCGCGGCCGTGCTGCCGTGGCGCGCGATCGCGCCGATCGCCCGGCCCGATGCCTCGGTGTATTCCGCCGCGACGATCGCGCGCGGCAAGGAGCTTGCGGCACTCGGCGCTTGCGCGGTTTGCCACACGTCGGAGCATGGCGTCGTGAACGCCGGCGGCCGACCGCTCGAGACGCCGTTCGGCACCATCCACACCACCAACATCACGCCCGATGTCGACACCGGCATCGGCGCCTGGTCCTATCCTGCCTTCGAGCGTGCGATGCGCGAGGGCATTCATCGCGACGGACACCATCTCTATCCGGCGTTCCCGTACAGGCACTTCGCCAGGACCGATGATGCCGACCTGCAGGCGCTCTATGCCTATCTGATGGCACAGGCGCCGGTGCGCGCCGAGACGCCGGCCAACGCGCTGGCCTTTCCGTTCAATCTGCGGCCGCTGCTCGCCGGATGGAATGCGCTGTTCCATCAGGCGCAGGCATTCCAGCCCGATCCATCGAAGTCAACGATATGGAATCGCGGCGCCTATCTGATCGAGGGTCTCGGCCATTGCAGCGCCTGCCACTCGCCGCGCAATACGCTCGGCGCCGAGCGGCAAGCGGCCTATCTCGCCGGCGGCTTCGCCGAGGGCTGGGAGGCGCCGGCGCTGACGTCGCTGTCGAAGGCGCCGATCCCCTGGAGCGAGGACGAGCTCTACGCTTATCTGCGCACCGGTGAGTCCCGCCTGCACGGCGTCGCCGCAGGGCCGATGGCGCCGGTCGTGCAGGAGCTCGCCGCGCTGCCCGACCAGGACATCCGCGCGATGGCGATCTATCTCGCCTCGTTCAACCAGACCGCTGATCGGCCGGCCCACGATGCCTTGGCAGCGAAGCTCGAAGCCGGCACCGTCGTCACCACCGCGGCCTCCGCCGGGGCGCGGATCTATCAAGGCGCCTGCGCGGTCTGCCATGAGGTAGGCGGCCTGCCGCTGTTCGGCAGCCGGCCCTCGCTGGCGCTCAACAGCAATCTGCACAGCGACGCGCCCGACAATCTGATCCAGGTGATCCTGCACGGCATCGCCAAGCCGGCCGTGACCGATCTGGGCTACATGCCGGCCTTCAAGGACAGCATGAGCGACGGCCAGATCGCCGAGCTCGTCACCTTCCTGCGGCGGCAATTTGCCCCTGACAAGCCGGCCTGGACCGATGTCGCCGCCACGGTCGGCCGTATACGGCAGACCATAGCGCGCTGA
- the pncB gene encoding nicotinate phosphoribosyltransferase → MTVTDIATRTYNHGWRLDPIVRSLLDTDFYKLLMQQMIRECYPDTRTTFSVINRSTHIRLAEVIDEAELRAQLDHARTIRFTKKELIWLAGNTFYGKTQMFSPDFINWLSTFRLPEYELNKVDGQYELHFHGPWTHTTMWEIPALAILNELRSRAATKTYGRFALDVLYARAKAKLWAKVERLRKLDGLRLSDFGTRRRHGFLWQRWCVEAVKEGLGPSFTGTSNVLLAMDNDLEAIGTNAHELPMVAAALANDDEALRWAPYRILDQWRHTYGGNLLIALPDAFGTKPFLRDAPDWVADWTGFRPDSAPPITAGEEIIKWWKQKGRDPKEKLLVFSDAMDVGSIEETFHHFKGRVRVSFGWGTNLTNDFVGCAPDGTAELDPISIVCKVTSVDGRPAVKLSDNPEKATGIPSEVERYLRVFGNVGRVRTAVHV, encoded by the coding sequence ATGACCGTGACAGATATCGCGACCCGGACCTATAACCACGGCTGGCGGCTCGACCCGATCGTGCGCAGCCTGCTGGACACCGATTTCTACAAGCTGTTGATGCAGCAGATGATCCGGGAATGCTATCCGGACACCCGCACGACCTTTTCGGTGATCAACCGCTCGACCCATATCCGGCTCGCCGAGGTCATCGACGAGGCCGAGCTGCGCGCCCAGCTCGACCACGCACGCACCATCCGCTTCACCAAGAAAGAGCTGATCTGGCTCGCCGGCAACACGTTCTACGGCAAGACCCAGATGTTCTCGCCCGATTTCATCAACTGGCTCTCGACCTTCCGGCTGCCCGAATACGAGCTGAACAAGGTCGATGGCCAGTACGAGCTGCATTTCCACGGGCCGTGGACCCACACCACGATGTGGGAGATCCCGGCGCTTGCGATCCTCAACGAGCTGCGCTCGCGCGCGGCGACCAAGACCTACGGCCGCTTCGCGCTCGACGTGCTCTACGCCCGCGCCAAGGCCAAGCTGTGGGCCAAGGTCGAGCGGCTGCGCAAGCTGGACGGCTTGCGGCTGTCCGATTTCGGCACACGCCGCCGCCATGGCTTCCTCTGGCAGCGCTGGTGCGTCGAGGCGGTGAAGGAAGGCCTCGGCCCGTCCTTCACCGGAACGTCGAACGTGCTGCTCGCGATGGACAACGATCTCGAGGCGATCGGCACCAACGCGCACGAGCTGCCGATGGTCGCCGCCGCGCTCGCCAACGACGACGAGGCGCTGCGCTGGGCGCCCTATCGCATCCTCGATCAATGGCGCCACACCTATGGCGGCAACCTCTTGATCGCGCTGCCCGACGCCTTCGGCACCAAGCCGTTCCTGCGCGACGCGCCGGACTGGGTCGCCGACTGGACCGGCTTTCGACCCGACAGCGCGCCGCCGATCACGGCCGGCGAAGAGATCATCAAATGGTGGAAGCAGAAGGGCCGCGATCCCAAGGAGAAGCTGCTGGTGTTCTCCGACGCGATGGATGTCGGCTCGATCGAGGAGACCTTCCACCATTTCAAGGGACGCGTCCGCGTCAGCTTCGGCTGGGGCACCAACCTCACCAACGATTTCGTCGGCTGCGCGCCGGACGGCACCGCCGAGCTCGACCCGATCTCGATCGTCTGCAAGGTGACGTCGGTCGACGGCCGACCGGCCGTCAAGCTCTCCGACAATCCGGAGAAGGCGACCGGCATCCCGTCCGAGGTCGAGCGCTATCTGCGCGTGTTCGGCAATGTCGGCCGCGTTCGCACCGCAGTTCACGTTTAA
- a CDS encoding O-acetylhomoserine aminocarboxypropyltransferase, with translation MPAPKPPAFETLSLHAGQRPDPATGARAVPIYQTTSYVFQDADHAAALFNLERAGHIYTRISNPTTAVLEERIAALECGVGAICTASGMAAMHLAIATLLNAGDHIVASASLYGGTINLLAHTLPRFGITTTFVKPRALDEFRAAIKPNTRLVIGETIGNPGLEVLDIPAVAQIAHDAKIPLLIDNTFATPYLSQPIELGADIAMNSATKWMGGHGIAIGGVIVDGGRFDWRASGKFPQLTEPYAGYHGIVFDEQFGKAAFIMRARTEGLRDFGACLSPTNAFQLLQGIETLGVRMDRHVSNTHPVLDALAANKAVDWVLHPSLETHPDYALAKKLLPRGAGSIVSFGIKGGRAAGKKFIESLKLISHLANVGDAKTLVIHPASTTHQQMDAEQLKAAGIGEELVRLSVGIETAQDIIDDLGQALRASQRT, from the coding sequence ATGCCCGCACCCAAGCCGCCTGCCTTCGAAACCCTGAGCCTGCACGCCGGCCAGCGCCCCGATCCCGCGACCGGCGCGCGCGCGGTTCCGATCTATCAGACCACGTCCTACGTGTTCCAGGACGCCGACCACGCCGCGGCGCTGTTCAACCTCGAGCGCGCCGGCCACATCTATACCCGCATCTCGAACCCGACGACTGCGGTTCTGGAGGAACGGATCGCCGCGCTCGAATGCGGCGTCGGGGCGATCTGCACCGCCAGCGGCATGGCCGCGATGCATCTTGCGATCGCAACCCTGCTCAATGCCGGCGACCACATCGTCGCCTCCGCCTCGCTCTATGGCGGCACCATCAATTTGCTGGCGCACACGCTGCCGCGGTTCGGCATCACCACGACCTTCGTGAAGCCGCGTGCGCTCGACGAATTCCGTGCCGCGATCAAGCCGAATACGCGGCTCGTGATCGGCGAGACCATCGGCAATCCCGGCCTCGAGGTGCTCGATATCCCTGCGGTTGCTCAAATCGCGCATGACGCGAAGATCCCGCTGTTGATCGACAACACCTTCGCGACGCCCTATCTCAGCCAGCCGATCGAGCTCGGTGCCGATATCGCGATGAACTCCGCGACCAAGTGGATGGGCGGCCACGGCATCGCGATCGGCGGCGTGATCGTCGACGGCGGACGGTTCGACTGGCGCGCCTCCGGCAAATTCCCGCAGCTCACCGAACCCTATGCCGGCTATCACGGCATCGTCTTCGACGAGCAGTTCGGCAAGGCCGCCTTCATCATGCGCGCCCGCACCGAGGGCCTGCGCGATTTCGGCGCCTGCCTGTCGCCGACCAACGCCTTCCAGCTGCTGCAGGGCATCGAGACGCTCGGCGTCCGCATGGACCGCCACGTCAGCAACACCCATCCGGTGCTGGACGCCCTCGCCGCGAACAAGGCGGTCGACTGGGTGCTGCATCCCTCGCTGGAGACGCATCCGGATTACGCGCTCGCCAAGAAGCTGTTGCCGCGCGGCGCCGGCTCGATCGTCAGCTTCGGCATCAAGGGCGGCCGCGCCGCCGGCAAGAAGTTCATCGAGTCCCTCAAGCTGATCAGCCATCTCGCCAATGTCGGCGATGCCAAGACGCTGGTGATCCATCCCGCCAGCACCACGCACCAGCAGATGGATGCCGAGCAACTCAAAGCGGCCGGCATCGGCGAGGAGCTGGTGCGGCTGTCGGTCGGCATCGAAACCGCGCAGGACATCATCGACGATCTCGGCCAGGCGCTGCGCGCCTCGCAAAGGACTTAG
- a CDS encoding alpha/beta fold hydrolase translates to MQLSVNGSDTFIATGGRPFDPSLPAVVMIHGAGFDSSTWALHSRWFAHHGYSVLAPDLPGHGRSAGKPLPTIAEMADWIAALITAAGASKARLIGHSMGSLIAIEASARHPDKVSGLALIGTAATMTVGPDLLKAAEANDVSAIDMVSIWGLGFKAELGGSLAPGLWMHQGAQRVLQEAKPGVLYNDLNACNAYQNALTAAAAVKVPATFILGERDMMTPAKAGKTLAAATPNARTVVLPGAGHMMMVEQPDELLAALQ, encoded by the coding sequence ATGCAGCTTTCCGTGAACGGATCAGACACCTTCATCGCGACCGGCGGCAGGCCGTTCGACCCGTCGCTGCCGGCTGTCGTGATGATCCACGGCGCCGGCTTCGATTCCTCGACCTGGGCGCTGCACAGCCGCTGGTTCGCCCATCACGGCTACTCCGTGCTGGCGCCCGATCTGCCCGGCCACGGCCGCTCCGCCGGCAAGCCACTCCCGACCATCGCCGAAATGGCCGACTGGATCGCGGCGCTGATCACGGCGGCCGGCGCATCGAAGGCGCGGCTGATCGGCCATTCGATGGGCTCGCTGATCGCGATCGAGGCCTCGGCGCGGCATCCTGACAAGGTCTCCGGCCTCGCGCTGATCGGCACCGCCGCGACCATGACGGTCGGCCCCGATCTCTTGAAGGCCGCCGAAGCCAATGATGTCTCCGCGATCGACATGGTCTCGATCTGGGGCCTCGGCTTCAAGGCCGAGCTCGGCGGCAGCCTCGCGCCGGGCCTGTGGATGCATCAGGGCGCGCAGCGGGTGCTGCAGGAGGCGAAGCCGGGCGTGCTGTACAACGACCTCAATGCCTGCAACGCCTACCAGAACGCGCTCACGGCGGCTGCCGCGGTCAAGGTGCCCGCGACCTTCATCCTCGGCGAGCGCGACATGATGACCCCGGCCAAGGCCGGCAAGACACTCGCCGCGGCGACGCCGAACGCCCGCACCGTGGTGCTGCCGGGCGCCGGCCATATGATGATGGTCGAGCAGCCCGACGAGCTGCTGGCGGCGCTGCAGTAG